The Solidesulfovibrio sp. genome includes the window GGCCCAGATAATATGGTAGGATTTCGATCTTTATGAAATTCAAACTTATAAAAGGATTTGCTGTCAAAGCATTTAAAATTTCTAACCTTTAATTGACTAATTGCATAAGGCATTATTTGACACCTCCAAGCAAACGGTTTAGCTCTTTCTCCAATTTTTGATCATCCACCTCAAGATCATTTTCTATTTCGAGCAATTGCTCTAGGGTGCAATTTCCATGTTTAATTAGATTATGATATTTCTCTATGTCGTCTGTAATTTTTTGAGAAATATCGCTCTCAATGGATAGGGGTGTTGGGTCAGCTTTAAATTTGTACTGTAAAAAGGGCACTTTTGAAAATAGACGAATTACAAGTTCATATACACTCCCAATATTTTTACCTTCTAGTAATTTATAATATTCATCTTCATTATTGGCAATATCACTGAGTATATCAGCAATACCTCTTCCTTCATAATTTTCTATCGTTGATTGTAAAACAGTAAGTTGTGTTTCGGTATAAGGAATAATGTATCGTTTAAAGTAATTTGGGGATTCCTCAATAGCGTATATTAAATTCCGATGCAAGTTTAGATTTTTCATATCACTAAACTGAATTAAATAAATCGCAGAAGTATTTTTATCAATTTGGCTTGCTTCTTGATTATTATCAAAGGATTTTTGAATTATCATTTTTATGGTTTCATTTTGAGAATCATCTGAAATTGAGTAATCCCTCTCTAATTTTTCTAGAGCAAGTTTCATTAATTTCTCGTTCTGTTCAAATTCTCTGCAGTCAACATTATTTATCAAAAAATAGCTTGCAATATTTTTATCACTATGCTTATAAAAACCAATAGAGTCCAGTTGCACTTTTTCTTCAGCAATATATGAATGTTGCTTTAAAATTAAATCTATAATTGATTTCATTCGCTTAGCTCCTTTTTAGCATTTTTCCTATCAATAAGTCGCATTATTTTAGGTTTGTTGTAGTTTTTCTTTATTTTATCGATAGAATCGCTAGTTATATCTTTTAAATCACGAAATTCTTTTTCTCCGATCACCGTGGTATTAATACCATTATATATAAAATTTTCTTCATTTAACTGATCTGTGATCAGAACATCACTTTCATATATTAAAAGTTTGTCATCTACAGATGCGTGTACTTCTTTATTAATTTGTTCCTGTAATTCATGTACTTCACCACTCGCATTGAGAGTAAGCCTGTAAAATAAACCATCTTTTTGAGCCTGAATAATATTGTTTTTTTCAAAAGATAAAAGTTCTATTTCTTTAAGTATACTTATAAAAAGCCTATTAATTAAACTATCATCAGGTAAATTATTGGGCTTCCCTTTTTCTGGTTCTTTTAATATAAGACGATATAAAAAATTATGTAAATCTTCTTCTTCAATTTTTGATATTATTTGTAGTTGTCGAATTAAATTACAAGCTGGTATCTCATCGCATTCTTCGCATCTATCAGCTTTACATAAATTTTTATTTTTAGAAGGAAATTGTTCAAAAATACTTCTTATACTTTTCCAGAGCAAAAAGTACTGGTATTTAATCGAATTAAAATTCGAATGATAATCATTTGTTAATATAGTGAAGATTTCAAAAAATTTCATTTGACAGCCATTGTTAATTTCTGCTTTATTAATGAAATGATTAGTTATATGATCTTTAAGATCTAAAAAAACTTGACCATATACAAATTCCAAATAATCGTTGTCTATAAATAAATTCCATTCTGGCTTGACGACATTTAAGATTTCTTTAATCAGAGAATACGATGCTTCTTTTACCTCCTGCGAGTTGCTAAAGTTATGATCATATTTAGATAAGAGCTGATCATCCTTTATTAAGTCATCATTGTCTTTTAGTTTTTCTTTGTAGGTTGTAAGTTCTGTTTTTATGTCTTTAACTAAGCGTTGG containing:
- a CDS encoding ABC-three component system middle component 1, with the protein product MKSIIDLILKQHSYIAEEKVQLDSIGFYKHSDKNIASYFLINNVDCREFEQNEKLMKLALEKLERDYSISDDSQNETIKMIIQKSFDNNQEASQIDKNTSAIYLIQFSDMKNLNLHRNLIYAIEESPNYFKRYIIPYTETQLTVLQSTIENYEGRGIADILSDIANNEDEYYKLLEGKNIGSVYELVIRLFSKVPFLQYKFKADPTPLSIESDISQKITDDIEKYHNLIKHGNCTLEQLLEIENDLEVDDQKLEKELNRLLGGVK
- a CDS encoding ABC-three component system protein translates to MLISPFSAISSWEGYEYQGHIAVFVVLQKIRELIVINNNAINDFILEIEGAEDFSIKEKNNYVTLHQVKSGTIDLDQNEKKDKFSFIVSLLQYNAIYGYFHTLPNKMIPNDFVKSTSDWIDTLLIDLDKDIKNSNEVAEEDYDKYIIINKILPTTKKGSLYNIINFVCKGNKEKEEIQRLVKDIKTELTTYKEKLKDNDDLIKDDQLLSKYDHNFSNSQEVKEASYSLIKEILNVVKPEWNLFIDNDYLEFVYGQVFLDLKDHITNHFINKAEINNGCQMKFFEIFTILTNDYHSNFNSIKYQYFLLWKSIRSIFEQFPSKNKNLCKADRCEECDEIPACNLIRQLQIISKIEEEDLHNFLYRLILKEPEKGKPNNLPDDSLINRLFISILKEIELLSFEKNNIIQAQKDGLFYRLTLNASGEVHELQEQINKEVHASVDDKLLIYESDVLITDQLNEENFIYNGINTTVIGEKEFRDLKDITSDSIDKIKKNYNKPKIMRLIDRKNAKKELSE